The following coding sequences are from one Bacteroidota bacterium window:
- a CDS encoding DNA cytosine methyltransferase — translation MRIKEKILFEEILGKSYRVRLFENDNHSTAAFTHYLHNSKSKNSKYFKEEAIEYIKSVLENTYNDEKIENKKAEEALQQYLFDFESDSIFPPQIKPKFTFIDLFAGIGGFRLALQNIGGKCVFTSEWDEQAKKTYFTNFGEVPFGDITLESTKQFIPDNFDVLCAGFPCQAFSIAGKRGGFEDTRGTLFFDVAEIIKRKKPKAIFLENVKGLRNHNGGRTLETILNVLRNDLDYFVPEPQIINAKNYGIPQNRERIFIVGFRNDIDVTEFNYPKSTNKAITFENIKEENNFSLCIPLIGQAFSSNLFASSTKKRFLLQTQKAA, via the coding sequence ATGAGGATTAAGGAAAAAATATTATTTGAAGAAATATTAGGAAAATCATATAGAGTCAGATTATTTGAGAATGATAATCACAGCACAGCAGCATTCACACATTACCTGCATAATAGCAAATCCAAGAATTCTAAATATTTCAAAGAAGAAGCAATTGAATACATTAAATCTGTATTAGAAAATACATATAACGATGAAAAGATTGAAAATAAAAAAGCCGAAGAAGCACTACAACAATACTTATTCGACTTTGAAAGTGATTCGATTTTTCCACCACAAATAAAACCAAAGTTTACATTTATTGATCTTTTTGCAGGAATCGGTGGTTTTAGACTCGCTTTGCAGAATATTGGAGGAAAATGTGTCTTTACAAGCGAATGGGATGAACAAGCAAAAAAAACATACTTTACAAATTTTGGAGAAGTCCCATTTGGTGATATTACTTTAGAGTCTACCAAACAATTTATTCCTGATAATTTCGATGTTTTATGTGCAGGTTTTCCGTGCCAGGCATTCTCTATTGCTGGAAAGAGAGGAGGATTTGAAGATACAAGAGGAACATTATTTTTTGATGTTGCTGAAATAATCAAACGAAAAAAACCCAAAGCGATTTTTCTTGAAAACGTAAAAGGTCTAAGAAATCATAATGGAGGCAGAACACTTGAAACCATTCTGAATGTATTACGCAACGACCTTGACTACTTTGTTCCTGAGCCACAAATAATAAATGCAAAAAATTATGGTATTCCGCAGAATAGAGAACGAATTTTTATTGTGGGATTTAGAAATGATATCGATGTTACAGAATTTAATTATCCCAAATCAACCAATAAAGCTATAACATTTGAAAATATTAAAGAGGAGAATAATTTTAGTTTATGCATTCCCCTAATAGGTCAGGCTTTCAGTTCCAATCTTTTTGCTTCTTCCACTAAAAAAAGATTTCTATTACAAACGCAAAAAGCAGCATAG
- a CDS encoding helix-turn-helix transcriptional regulator codes for MEIQQKFGKRLKELRLQSNLSQEALALKAEIDRTYMTSVENGKRNISIKNIYKILTALDISFFDFFNSKDFN; via the coding sequence ATGGAAATTCAGCAAAAATTTGGGAAAAGACTGAAAGAGTTACGTCTTCAATCAAACCTCTCTCAAGAAGCTTTAGCGTTAAAAGCAGAGATTGACCGAACCTATATGACTAGTGTTGAAAATGGGAAAAGGAATATTTCTATTAAGAATATTTATAAAATCCTTACAGCACTTGATATTTCATTTTTTGATTTTTTTAATTCAAAAGATTTTAACTAA